A window of Fodinibius salinus contains these coding sequences:
- the trpB gene encoding tryptophan synthase subunit beta, with protein MTYNLPTKEGYYGNFGGKFVPEILIPVLEELEEAYEEAWNDNSFRKEYHQLLDEYVGRPTKLTYANRLTDHYGKARIYLKREDLCHTGAHKINNAVGQILLAQRMGKDRIIAETGAGQHGVATATACAKFGVDCIVYMGAEDMERQKLNVERMRLLGTEVRPVTSGSETLKDATNEAIRDWVTNVEDTFYIIGSVVGPHPYPKMVRNFHQVIGDETRQQLQKAEDTEVPDYLLACVGGGSNAMGIFYPFIDDESVEMYGLEAAGHGANTDQTAATLTIGQPGVLHGSMSYLLHNSEGQIQLAHSISAGLDYPGIGPEHSYLHDSGRVTYKGITDEKAMEGVKLLSETEGIIPALETAHAVSYLDELMPRTSKDEIVVLNCSGRGDKDMGTISKNL; from the coding sequence ATGACATATAATCTACCAACAAAAGAAGGATATTACGGTAATTTTGGAGGCAAGTTTGTCCCCGAAATACTTATTCCGGTACTCGAGGAGCTGGAAGAAGCCTATGAAGAGGCTTGGAATGATAATTCCTTTCGTAAAGAATACCACCAATTGCTGGATGAATATGTTGGCCGGCCGACAAAGCTAACTTACGCTAACCGACTGACTGACCACTATGGTAAGGCCAGAATTTATCTTAAACGCGAGGATTTATGTCATACCGGTGCACATAAAATTAATAACGCTGTTGGACAGATTTTACTGGCGCAGCGTATGGGCAAAGATCGGATTATTGCTGAGACGGGTGCCGGTCAGCATGGTGTGGCAACTGCTACGGCCTGCGCAAAGTTTGGCGTTGATTGTATTGTTTATATGGGCGCTGAAGATATGGAACGTCAGAAACTAAATGTAGAACGTATGCGGTTGCTTGGTACCGAAGTACGGCCCGTAACCAGTGGTTCTGAGACCCTGAAAGATGCGACCAACGAGGCTATTCGCGACTGGGTGACCAACGTAGAAGATACGTTTTACATTATCGGTTCGGTGGTAGGCCCCCATCCGTATCCCAAGATGGTGCGCAATTTTCATCAGGTAATTGGAGACGAAACGAGACAACAGCTGCAAAAAGCCGAGGATACAGAAGTCCCTGATTATCTATTGGCCTGTGTAGGCGGGGGATCTAATGCAATGGGGATATTCTATCCCTTTATTGATGATGAATCCGTCGAGATGTATGGACTGGAAGCCGCCGGACATGGTGCCAATACAGATCAAACAGCTGCGACACTTACTATCGGTCAACCCGGTGTGCTGCATGGATCTATGAGCTATCTCTTACATAATTCTGAAGGCCAAATTCAGTTAGCACACTCTATATCTGCCGGACTCGATTATCCGGGTATCGGGCCCGAGCATTCGTATTTACATGACAGTGGGCGCGTAACGTACAAAGGTATCACAGATGAAAAGGCCATGGAGGGGGTGAAGCTGCTTTCCGAGACAGAAGGAATTATTCCTGCTTTGGAGACTGCTCACGCCGTATCCTACCTCGATGAACTAATGCCTAGGACATCCAAAGATGAAATTGTAGTACTGAATTGTTCCGGCCGCGGAGATAAGGATATGGGCACAATCTCAAAAAATTTATAA
- the trpA gene encoding tryptophan synthase subunit alpha: protein MIKTDNRITQLFERNEGSEKIMSLFLTAGYPDLEATVDLILGFEKNGAEMIELGMPFSDPLADGPTIQYSSNVAIEQGITMKKILHIVEQVREESNIPIILMGYINPVLRYGTEEFCKDAAEAGVDGLIIPDIPVEESKVLTDKVAKYDLPMIYLVAPNTSDERMRKIDQQSQGFVYCVSVTGVTGAREGDEIAQSVQRFIGRVKENVTKNPQMVGFGIKSHEDAQRIAADMDGFIVGSAVIDTIREHYLEEGWKDEVFAFVRSLKYGKE, encoded by the coding sequence ATGATTAAAACAGATAATAGAATAACGCAGCTTTTTGAACGTAACGAAGGTTCAGAAAAAATAATGAGCCTGTTTCTTACGGCGGGCTATCCCGATCTGGAGGCCACGGTGGACCTTATACTTGGCTTTGAGAAAAACGGTGCTGAAATGATAGAACTGGGCATGCCATTCAGCGATCCGCTAGCCGATGGTCCCACCATTCAGTATTCGAGTAATGTGGCTATAGAGCAAGGTATAACCATGAAAAAAATACTGCACATCGTAGAACAGGTACGGGAGGAGTCGAATATCCCCATTATTTTAATGGGTTACATCAATCCCGTATTGCGGTATGGAACTGAAGAATTTTGTAAAGATGCTGCTGAAGCGGGAGTAGATGGATTGATTATTCCGGATATTCCCGTTGAAGAATCGAAGGTCTTAACTGATAAAGTGGCAAAATATGACTTGCCGATGATTTATCTGGTAGCACCCAACACTTCTGATGAACGCATGCGTAAGATTGATCAACAGTCGCAAGGCTTTGTATATTGCGTGTCGGTAACGGGGGTAACCGGTGCACGAGAGGGTGATGAGATAGCCCAATCTGTACAGCGATTTATAGGTCGTGTAAAAGAAAATGTGACTAAAAATCCCCAAATGGTGGGTTTTGGTATTAAATCCCACGAAGACGCCCAGCGCATTGCTGCTGATATGGATGGGTTCATTGTAGGGAGTGCAGTTATTGATACGATTAGAGAACATTATCTGGAAGAAGGATGGAAGGACGAAGTATTTGCTTTTGTTCGGTCGTTAAAGTATGGTAAAGAGTAA
- a CDS encoding DUF4837 family protein, translating into MKLSIKVFIVLLSALWIGCEGDYRQKATGSFGQVIVVMDSSQFQSQTAEALRQTYGEWTQTIPGKPPRFDLTFRDFNTNDQLEQLKRYRNLIIAAPITDSTNTADFMRALLSEDVEQQVRSGESFAFPIKDQWYRDQWVMLLSATSDSALAKQIHNSQQTLTENLVQKELQRWKAEIYDQGEKIALEDSVWDNHGWKIRIQHDWVKHLDTTYTHKGEENNFLTIRRKLPNNDRWFWAWWKKVDNINQVDNDWINAKRDSLMKKWIRGSRDSSYVTTEYRREVNTKSFTLNDDIAYETLGTWRMTNDAMGGPFANLTIFDDESGRLFMLEFGQFAPKYNKRRFVRQFRAMLRTFESDSTWKSPNQDSMQEQ; encoded by the coding sequence ATGAAATTATCGATTAAAGTATTTATTGTTCTTCTTTCAGCTCTGTGGATAGGATGTGAGGGAGACTATCGCCAAAAGGCCACTGGCAGCTTTGGGCAAGTTATAGTGGTAATGGATTCCAGCCAGTTTCAAAGCCAAACAGCGGAGGCTTTGCGTCAAACGTATGGTGAATGGACACAGACGATTCCTGGCAAACCGCCTCGTTTTGATCTTACATTTCGTGATTTTAATACCAATGACCAATTAGAGCAGCTTAAGCGTTATCGCAATCTCATTATTGCAGCTCCTATTACGGATAGTACGAATACGGCTGATTTTATGCGTGCACTTTTGAGCGAAGATGTAGAGCAACAAGTTCGCAGTGGAGAATCTTTTGCATTTCCAATTAAAGATCAGTGGTATCGCGATCAGTGGGTGATGTTGTTGTCGGCAACCAGTGATTCGGCTTTGGCAAAACAGATTCATAATTCACAGCAAACATTGACTGAAAATTTAGTTCAAAAAGAACTACAGCGCTGGAAGGCAGAAATTTATGACCAAGGGGAGAAGATTGCACTTGAGGACAGTGTCTGGGATAATCACGGATGGAAGATTCGTATCCAGCATGACTGGGTTAAACATCTTGACACAACGTACACACACAAAGGCGAAGAAAATAACTTTCTAACGATACGTCGCAAATTGCCAAACAACGACCGATGGTTTTGGGCATGGTGGAAGAAAGTTGACAATATTAATCAGGTGGACAATGACTGGATTAATGCTAAGCGCGATTCACTGATGAAAAAGTGGATTCGAGGCTCCAGAGATAGCTCGTATGTTACAACCGAGTACCGGCGTGAGGTAAATACAAAATCGTTTACATTAAATGATGATATTGCCTATGAAACACTCGGTACCTGGCGGATGACCAACGATGCTATGGGCGGACCATTTGCGAATTTAACGATCTTTGATGACGAATCGGGGCGATTATTCATGCTCGAATTTGGACAATTTGCTCCCAAATACAACAAGCGACGTTTTGTTCGGCAATTCCGGGCTATGCTACGCACCTTTGAAAGTGATTCAACCTGGAAATCACCGAATCAAGATTCAATGCAAGAGCAATAG
- the bioF gene encoding 8-amino-7-oxononanoate synthase: protein MSTTPKDHFIDEALRKRKDQHRFRELTSYQPKGTTEVLDDREELVNFSGNDYLGLSKHPKVINRAQDFTEQYGSGATASRLISGTYTIHNKLEQKIAHTFGWEAALVFNSGFQANSTIISTLANRHSLILADKLSHNSLLNGSLSSRASFRRFAHNDTADLESQLSRAVDKDYDRIIVITESLFSMDGDRSDLEAIAKLCKKYDAWLFVDDAHAVGVWGTNGLGLTHGVSGIDLVLGTCGKAFGAFGAFLLCSSKMRDYLINFCDGFIYTTALPPAVIGAVEAGLDLIPDLSERRNRLYTNIKRMKKGIRRAGFQVGNTESQIIPIMVGGEEQTLELATALEDAGFLATAIRPPTVPKGSARIRITLSSAHTKEQIDQFLTTLDQLNNE, encoded by the coding sequence GTGAGTACCACTCCCAAAGATCATTTTATCGACGAAGCACTCAGAAAACGCAAAGATCAACATCGTTTTCGTGAACTAACCAGCTACCAGCCCAAAGGTACAACAGAGGTGCTAGATGACAGAGAAGAGCTGGTCAATTTTAGTGGCAACGATTATTTAGGGCTTTCAAAGCATCCCAAAGTAATAAATCGTGCTCAGGACTTTACTGAACAGTATGGCAGTGGGGCCACAGCCTCCCGTTTAATTAGTGGTACCTATACTATCCACAATAAACTGGAACAGAAAATAGCTCATACCTTTGGATGGGAGGCAGCACTTGTCTTTAACAGTGGTTTTCAGGCGAATAGCACCATCATTAGTACGCTGGCCAACCGGCATTCGTTAATTTTAGCCGATAAGTTGAGTCACAATAGCCTTCTGAATGGATCCCTGTCCAGCCGAGCCAGTTTTCGACGTTTTGCCCATAACGATACTGCTGACTTGGAAAGTCAGCTGAGTAGGGCAGTAGACAAAGATTATGATCGTATTATCGTCATAACAGAATCGCTATTTAGCATGGATGGGGATCGCAGTGATCTGGAAGCCATTGCTAAGCTATGTAAGAAATATGATGCCTGGCTGTTTGTGGATGATGCTCATGCTGTTGGTGTTTGGGGCACTAATGGATTGGGCCTTACGCACGGTGTTTCGGGTATTGATTTAGTGCTGGGTACTTGTGGCAAAGCTTTTGGTGCCTTTGGCGCTTTTCTCCTTTGCTCTTCTAAGATGAGGGATTATCTTATCAATTTTTGTGATGGATTTATTTATACGACGGCACTGCCGCCGGCAGTGATTGGTGCTGTTGAGGCCGGCCTGGATTTAATTCCTGATCTGTCGGAGCGCCGTAATAGGCTTTATACAAATATTAAAAGGATGAAAAAGGGCATAAGGCGGGCCGGTTTTCAAGTAGGCAATACAGAATCACAAATCATACCCATTATGGTAGGTGGGGAGGAACAGACGCTGGAGTTAGCTACTGCACTTGAAGATGCTGGTTTCCTAGCCACAGCTATTCGTCCGCCCACTGTGCCCAAGGGAAGTGCAAGGATTCGAATTACGCTTTCGTCAGCTCATACTAAAGAACAAATTGATCAATTTTTAACGACGCTAGATCAGCTAAACAATGAATAA
- a CDS encoding alpha/beta fold hydrolase, giving the protein MNNCQIIAYHGWGFGADFWNSWRQSLSKVGTFQAVDRGYFNAPNQVGVNKKDNPVVFVAHSLGLHMIDKALFKEVDLLVVIGGFMHFHPYTAQHKRRSRFVLQEMINDLEVHPKETLQKFYENCFAPQDPPENEIPDINHELLIEDLNALQISERKPETLHKADRICIIHGADDHIVPNKKGRQIYNQCQKKAQYFELKDAGHALPITNHKQCIEFVTPLIRQLS; this is encoded by the coding sequence ATGAATAATTGCCAAATTATTGCGTATCACGGTTGGGGATTTGGAGCGGACTTTTGGAACAGTTGGCGCCAGTCGTTATCAAAGGTCGGAACATTTCAAGCCGTTGATCGAGGTTATTTTAATGCTCCCAATCAGGTAGGGGTTAATAAAAAAGATAATCCAGTGGTGTTTGTAGCGCATTCGCTTGGCCTTCATATGATAGATAAAGCGCTCTTTAAGGAAGTCGATTTATTGGTCGTTATTGGCGGATTTATGCACTTTCATCCGTATACGGCCCAGCATAAACGGCGATCGCGCTTTGTTTTGCAGGAGATGATTAACGATTTAGAAGTCCATCCCAAAGAAACATTACAGAAATTCTATGAAAACTGTTTCGCACCTCAAGATCCACCGGAAAATGAAATTCCTGACATAAATCATGAGCTGTTGATTGAGGACTTAAATGCACTGCAGATATCAGAACGCAAACCAGAAACACTGCATAAAGCCGACAGAATTTGTATTATACATGGGGCAGATGATCATATTGTTCCTAACAAAAAGGGTCGACAGATTTACAACCAGTGCCAGAAAAAAGCACAATACTTTGAGCTTAAAGATGCTGGGCATGCATTGCCTATAACGAATCATAAGCAGTGTATAGAATTTGTTACTCCTTTAATCAGACAACTTTCGTAA
- a CDS encoding methyltransferase domain-containing protein yields the protein MNELAHLDEDLKNDISSAFGKSAEYYQQHAELQKQAANRLIASLEPWRDILPSGPIIELGCGTGFVTEGLAELYTDKEIQVTDLSDQMVEFCQQRFADSSNLQFRVQDAEEVSYDDPHYAMTISGFTAQWFEDAAQTLGKWLQATKPGGLLLVSFPGNESFPEWEEKCQELGLPFTANKLPDVEEMVVKMSVGPAQVDYYEDTVTQSFDSAGQFFRHLKNVGAATQKEGRALSPKELTMLINHWDNSTEGNIEVSYHLVFLAVKRDYDS from the coding sequence ATGAACGAATTAGCCCATCTCGACGAAGATTTAAAAAATGATATTTCTTCTGCCTTTGGTAAATCAGCTGAATATTATCAACAACATGCCGAGCTGCAAAAGCAAGCGGCTAATCGATTAATAGCCTCGCTGGAGCCGTGGAGAGATATTTTACCATCCGGACCCATTATTGAGTTGGGCTGCGGCACGGGTTTTGTTACCGAAGGCTTGGCGGAGCTTTATACTGACAAAGAAATACAGGTAACCGATCTTTCGGATCAGATGGTGGAGTTTTGCCAACAAAGATTTGCTGATTCATCGAACTTACAGTTTCGAGTTCAAGATGCCGAGGAAGTTTCTTATGATGATCCGCATTATGCTATGACGATCAGTGGATTTACGGCCCAATGGTTTGAGGATGCGGCACAGACGCTGGGTAAGTGGTTGCAGGCTACAAAGCCCGGTGGATTACTGTTAGTTTCTTTCCCCGGTAATGAGAGTTTCCCTGAGTGGGAAGAGAAATGCCAAGAGCTGGGACTGCCTTTTACGGCCAACAAGCTTCCCGACGTTGAAGAAATGGTTGTTAAAATGTCGGTAGGCCCCGCACAGGTAGATTATTATGAAGATACGGTAACACAATCGTTTGATAGTGCCGGACAGTTTTTTCGGCATTTAAAAAATGTTGGGGCAGCGACCCAAAAAGAAGGACGTGCTCTTTCCCCTAAAGAGCTTACAATGCTTATTAATCACTGGGATAATTCCACAGAAGGAAATATTGAGGTGAGTTATCATTTGGTCTTCTTGGCAGTAAAGAGAGATTATGATTCCTAA
- the bioD gene encoding dethiobiotin synthase: protein MDLKDWPSHIFVTGTDTGIGKTVVSAMLTKALNASYWKPIQAGLEEETDTEFVRRTTGFSEDRIIPERYRLETPMSPHGAAKIDDVYIEMSDFSLPKYDTDHLVVEGAGGLMVPINDEDMIIDLISYLQLPVVLVARSSLGTLNHTFLSLEALWRRDIPILGVVMNGPEHQSNREAIQHYGNIDILAEIDTMQDINPNALQATFEKSFL, encoded by the coding sequence ATGGATTTGAAAGATTGGCCATCTCATATTTTTGTGACGGGAACCGATACAGGTATTGGTAAAACGGTTGTTTCAGCAATGTTGACGAAGGCATTGAATGCAAGCTACTGGAAGCCGATACAAGCTGGACTCGAAGAAGAAACTGATACTGAGTTTGTCCGCCGAACAACCGGCTTTTCTGAGGATCGCATTATTCCTGAGCGATATAGGTTGGAAACACCTATGTCGCCTCATGGAGCAGCTAAAATTGATGACGTTTATATTGAGATGTCAGACTTTTCGCTGCCGAAGTATGATACTGATCATCTGGTCGTAGAAGGCGCTGGTGGACTGATGGTTCCCATCAACGATGAGGACATGATTATTGATCTTATCAGTTATCTACAGTTACCAGTAGTGCTGGTTGCACGAAGCTCATTGGGTACGCTCAATCATACCTTCTTATCACTTGAGGCCCTTTGGAGGCGTGATATACCTATTCTGGGAGTTGTCATGAATGGTCCGGAGCACCAGAGTAACAGAGAGGCAATTCAACACTACGGCAATATTGATATTCTTGCCGAGATCGACACTATGCAGGATATTAATCCCAATGCATTGCAAGCCACTTTTGAAAAGAGTTTTCTATAG
- the bioA gene encoding adenosylmethionine--8-amino-7-oxononanoate transaminase, translating into MPEFHRNIWYPFTILKEAPTPVKIERGDGLWLELEDGRRIMDCISSWWVNIHGHAHPKMAKAIAEQAEKLEQVIFANFTHDPAEQLAEQVTEQLPGDLNRVFFSDDGSTAVEVAMKMAYQYWHNRGQERKKFICFEGAYHGDTFGAMSAGERSVFTEVFDDLLFDVDFLPYPDTWIGDQTVAEREDEIITRLEQMLDEHPETYAGIMIEPLIQGAGGMRMCREDFLQKLHWVNRQFDTLLIFDEVMTGFGRTGDWFASRRAQVEPDLIALAKGLTGGFLPLSITVASDKIFEAFNSSDPIKTFWHGHSYTANPIGCAAGLASMQLMHENEPTFTEMERWHKEELHQLRDHPKLKKHRVKGTIAAVEIDNEGEDGYLNPVANRIKENCVDEGLLLRPLGNVLYLMPPYCTTREQLSEMYEGIKQLLE; encoded by the coding sequence GTGCCTGAATTTCATCGAAACATTTGGTATCCATTTACCATCTTAAAAGAAGCACCCACGCCTGTCAAAATTGAAAGGGGCGACGGTCTTTGGCTTGAGCTTGAAGACGGTCGCCGCATCATGGATTGTATTTCCAGCTGGTGGGTTAACATTCATGGACATGCTCACCCCAAGATGGCCAAAGCTATTGCGGAACAAGCCGAAAAGCTGGAACAGGTTATTTTTGCCAATTTTACGCATGATCCTGCCGAGCAACTCGCTGAACAGGTTACCGAGCAGCTCCCCGGTGATCTTAATCGTGTATTTTTTTCTGATGATGGATCTACGGCCGTAGAAGTAGCTATGAAGATGGCCTATCAGTATTGGCACAATCGGGGCCAGGAGCGTAAAAAATTTATTTGTTTTGAGGGCGCCTATCATGGTGATACATTTGGAGCAATGTCGGCCGGAGAACGGTCGGTATTTACCGAAGTATTCGATGATTTGTTATTTGATGTAGATTTCTTGCCGTATCCCGATACGTGGATTGGTGACCAGACGGTCGCCGAACGTGAAGATGAGATTATTACTCGGTTAGAGCAGATGCTGGACGAGCACCCCGAAACCTATGCGGGCATTATGATTGAGCCGCTGATACAGGGAGCGGGGGGGATGCGTATGTGTCGCGAAGATTTTTTACAGAAACTGCACTGGGTGAACCGACAGTTTGATACGTTACTTATTTTTGATGAAGTAATGACTGGTTTTGGCCGCACCGGAGATTGGTTTGCCAGCCGCCGTGCACAGGTTGAACCAGATTTGATTGCACTTGCGAAGGGACTTACTGGTGGTTTTTTACCGCTTTCTATTACTGTTGCTTCTGATAAGATTTTTGAGGCTTTCAACAGCTCAGATCCTATTAAAACATTTTGGCACGGACACAGCTATACGGCAAATCCCATAGGGTGTGCGGCAGGACTGGCATCAATGCAGCTGATGCATGAAAATGAGCCTACCTTTACTGAGATGGAACGATGGCACAAAGAGGAATTACATCAGCTGAGAGATCATCCCAAGTTAAAGAAGCACCGTGTAAAAGGAACGATAGCAGCTGTAGAAATTGATAATGAAGGCGAAGACGGTTACCTAAACCCCGTAGCTAACCGCATAAAAGAAAATTGTGTGGATGAGGGATTGCTGCTGCGTCCGCTTGGTAATGTGCTGTACCTGATGCCCCCGTATTGCACCACCAGAGAACAGCTAAGTGAAATGTATGAAGGTATCAAACAGTTACTTGAGTAA
- a CDS encoding ParA family protein, with amino-acid sequence MKTIAFTNQKGGVGKTTSTINVGAGLSREGYDVLLVDLDPQANLTYSLRLSSNRLDTSIYDVLKGNADAEETLITHNDGFDIMPSSIDLSGAEMEFANEPAREQILKNKLHPFYDRYDYMLVDCPPNLGLLTLNAFTAVNEIFIVLQSEYLALHGLSKLMDVVQVVKDRLNPAIEITGIICTLYDGRKNLNREVVDHIQDYFGDKVFDTLIRDNVALAEAPSHHKTIFEYDPSSNGAKDYAALAKEIRNGQS; translated from the coding sequence ATGAAGACAATTGCATTTACAAATCAAAAAGGCGGGGTAGGGAAAACTACTTCTACCATTAACGTTGGTGCTGGTTTGTCTAGAGAAGGATATGATGTGTTACTGGTTGATTTAGATCCACAGGCCAATTTGACATATTCTTTGCGGTTAAGTTCTAATCGGCTTGATACCAGCATTTATGATGTTTTAAAGGGTAATGCAGATGCAGAAGAAACCCTTATTACCCATAATGACGGGTTTGATATTATGCCGTCTTCTATTGATCTGTCGGGTGCCGAAATGGAGTTTGCCAACGAACCTGCTCGTGAACAGATTTTAAAGAATAAATTGCATCCATTTTATGACAGATATGATTATATGTTGGTAGATTGCCCTCCGAACCTGGGCTTATTGACTCTGAATGCTTTTACTGCGGTTAATGAGATTTTTATTGTTCTGCAGTCAGAATATTTGGCTCTGCATGGACTTTCTAAGCTTATGGATGTGGTGCAGGTTGTAAAAGATCGGCTAAATCCGGCGATCGAAATTACTGGTATTATTTGTACATTATATGATGGTCGTAAGAATCTAAACCGAGAAGTAGTTGATCATATACAGGACTATTTTGGTGATAAGGTTTTTGATACGCTTATCAGAGATAATGTAGCTCTGGCAGAAGCTCCTAGCCACCATAAAACAATTTTTGAATATGATCCGTCCAGTAATGGTGCCAAAGACTATGCCGCTTTGGCGAAGGAAATTAGAAATGGTCAAAGCTAA
- a CDS encoding GNAT family N-acetyltransferase yields MSVPNRFSKQLPSTNKYLVRIAETDKELRQAQSLRYNVFNVELGEGLDKSHQNELDKDKYDRQCHHLLVIVRSTNEIIGTYRMQTYEEAQKHEGFYSANEFKLSMLPDDVLKNAVEVGRACIAKEHRNGRVLFLLWRGIAEYMKATDSRYLFGCCSFTGTDAQLARNAERYLTDQGYLHEEHVIDTTSDFECPEVSVDENEAENTEIPQLFRLYLNVGAKVISKPAIDQSFQTIDFLILVDVQELDSKSRALFLR; encoded by the coding sequence ATGTCTGTACCGAACAGGTTTTCAAAACAATTACCTTCTACAAATAAATATCTGGTTCGTATTGCCGAAACAGATAAAGAGCTTAGGCAGGCCCAGTCTCTGCGATATAATGTATTTAACGTGGAATTGGGAGAAGGCCTTGATAAGTCTCATCAAAATGAGCTGGATAAAGATAAATACGATCGCCAGTGTCATCACCTGTTGGTAATTGTACGTTCAACAAATGAGATTATTGGTACGTATCGTATGCAAACCTATGAGGAGGCCCAAAAGCATGAAGGGTTTTATTCTGCTAACGAGTTTAAGCTTTCCATGCTCCCCGATGATGTGTTAAAAAACGCAGTTGAGGTTGGTCGTGCCTGTATTGCTAAAGAACATCGCAACGGGCGGGTATTATTCTTGCTTTGGAGAGGAATTGCAGAGTATATGAAAGCAACAGACAGCCGATATCTTTTTGGCTGCTGTTCCTTTACTGGTACTGATGCACAATTAGCTCGAAATGCTGAACGATATTTAACTGATCAGGGATATCTACATGAGGAGCATGTTATTGATACAACTTCAGATTTTGAATGTCCTGAGGTTTCAGTTGATGAAAATGAAGCTGAAAATACTGAGATCCCGCAATTATTTCGCCTCTATCTTAACGTGGGGGCTAAGGTGATTTCAAAACCAGCTATTGACCAATCATTCCAGACTATAGATTTTTTGATACTCGTGGATGTACAAGAACTTGATTCTAAGAGTAGAGCCCTCTTTCTACGATAA
- a CDS encoding lysophospholipid acyltransferase family protein: MIPTLRASVRMTLFMMVSLVTVLLVAAGNAVLYFFKDEWRIYWKNSVTSAWAKITAFVLGLQVEVKGQPPSPPFFLVSNHLSYIDIVLLWQNIDATFVAKGEIKSWPFFGWATQTLGVLFINRLLRRDVYRVNEKISEAISSVQGIILFPEGTTSPGAEVLSFNAPLLEYPATKAMPVHYATISYTTNDVEKPASRHICWWGDMEFIPHLWKLLQLKNFRGTITFGEHTVKENSRKELANKLHAAVQRQFIPTAEEDKPITGQE; the protein is encoded by the coding sequence ATGATTCCAACCCTGCGTGCATCAGTGCGGATGACATTGTTTATGATGGTATCTCTGGTAACCGTTCTGTTGGTTGCAGCGGGAAATGCAGTGTTATATTTCTTTAAGGATGAGTGGAGGATATACTGGAAAAATAGTGTTACCAGCGCTTGGGCAAAAATAACGGCCTTTGTTTTGGGCTTGCAGGTTGAGGTTAAAGGACAGCCTCCCAGCCCACCTTTCTTTCTGGTATCAAATCATCTTAGTTATATTGATATTGTATTGTTGTGGCAAAATATAGACGCAACCTTTGTGGCTAAGGGTGAAATTAAGTCGTGGCCTTTTTTTGGATGGGCGACTCAAACACTGGGTGTATTGTTTATTAACCGGTTATTAAGACGCGATGTATATAGAGTCAATGAAAAGATATCAGAGGCCATAAGTTCTGTTCAGGGCATCATTCTTTTCCCCGAGGGGACAACAAGCCCCGGAGCTGAGGTTTTATCTTTCAACGCACCACTTTTGGAGTATCCGGCTACAAAAGCAATGCCGGTACATTATGCAACAATATCATATACAACCAATGATGTTGAGAAACCGGCATCCAGACACATTTGCTGGTGGGGGGATATGGAATTTATACCGCACCTTTGGAAGCTATTGCAATTGAAAAATTTTCGGGGTACAATCACCTTTGGAGAACATACGGTGAAGGAAAATAGCCGAAAAGAGCTGGCAAATAAATTACATGCTGCAGTACAACGACAGTTTATTCCAACAGCAGAAGAGGATAAACCTATAACGGGACAGGAGTGA